In a genomic window of Bradyrhizobium ontarionense:
- a CDS encoding ATP-binding protein, which produces MLDQTKATVDHRRGPRQRGIIGALTWVEPGSGMDRRWTPWIIILSGLVLAILCDAFVAHMLSVNYRETYRTTEAANGDLARALEEYMLRNIQGVDVLLNTTIDNLAQNPSLLTAGNPALINELKHRVAPYPVANAIVVLDADGNLLGDSLGNGGPGREKNFADRAYYKVQRDDPARGLYIDVPVASRVRGSLVIAVSRAFLTPDGRLGGVVFVPLDYENLRQFFLSLNVGQRGTVTLYRDDGTILLRTPNADEFAGRNVRSNLLFSRYLPQAPSGSFEGSGITDGTSRSISYRRVAGMPLVVSVARDPVEFLAGWKNNALYYSFIAAGLNLLIAAFGLSLARQWRLRATSEQALRDSLEQHQLVTENVPALIVHVGADGYIRYANRVALEWYAQPSAEAIRRRKIDDFIDPLRVGEARLKIETALAGRATGGEEKAAFPDGRERWCETIRVPDCGQDGTVRGYFVLSVDITERKRIEDELRQAQKMEAIGQLAGGIAHDSNNMLAATLGNLDLLLDALPPAEGSCRSLAERAIEAAERVADLNRRLLAFARKQTLRPQITDVNQLVSGMTTILQRTLGEAIEIEVAQDPMLWHCLIDPTQLQNALLNLALNARDAMAGSGCLTITTANAVLDQPLDDGDERIAPGDYVTIAVSDVGAGMPPEIARRAFEPFFTTKQFGEGSGLGLSMVYGFARQSGGTVVISSRVAHGTRVTLYLPSAGPGVTDRPRAGAVRPLRPETGERILVVEDNSLVGAMASTMLSSIGYSPIVVINASLAIAELERPDPIALLLTDILLPGGMTGIELARQARRRWPDLPILFMSGFADPSLLPDEFRANTKLLAKPFRLGQLSEAIVSTLAGMKVT; this is translated from the coding sequence ATGCTGGACCAAACCAAAGCGACAGTCGACCATCGGCGGGGCCCGCGGCAGAGAGGCATCATTGGCGCTCTGACCTGGGTGGAACCCGGGTCCGGGATGGATCGGCGCTGGACACCCTGGATCATCATCCTGAGCGGCCTTGTGCTGGCGATTTTGTGCGATGCCTTCGTGGCGCACATGCTCTCCGTGAACTATCGGGAGACCTATCGGACGACCGAAGCCGCGAACGGCGATCTCGCCCGCGCCCTCGAAGAGTACATGTTGCGCAATATCCAGGGCGTCGACGTTCTTCTGAATACAACCATAGACAATCTCGCGCAGAATCCATCCCTGCTGACCGCCGGTAATCCGGCCCTGATCAATGAATTGAAGCACAGGGTGGCGCCGTACCCCGTGGCAAACGCGATCGTCGTTCTCGATGCCGATGGAAACCTGCTGGGCGACAGCTTGGGCAACGGAGGGCCGGGCCGGGAAAAGAACTTCGCCGATCGAGCTTACTACAAGGTCCAGCGCGATGATCCCGCTCGCGGTCTCTACATCGACGTGCCGGTGGCCTCACGCGTTCGTGGGAGTCTCGTTATCGCAGTGAGCCGCGCATTTCTGACGCCCGACGGACGTTTGGGCGGCGTCGTCTTCGTGCCTCTCGACTACGAGAATCTCCGGCAGTTCTTTCTGTCACTGAACGTCGGGCAGCGCGGCACAGTGACACTCTACCGCGACGACGGCACGATTCTGCTCCGGACGCCGAACGCGGACGAGTTTGCCGGTCGCAACGTCCGATCCAATCTCTTGTTCTCGCGCTATCTCCCGCAGGCTCCGAGCGGAAGCTTCGAAGGCAGCGGAATCACGGACGGGACGTCGCGGAGCATCAGCTATCGGCGGGTCGCAGGCATGCCGCTGGTGGTGTCAGTCGCGCGCGACCCGGTCGAGTTCCTGGCTGGCTGGAAGAACAATGCGCTGTACTACAGCTTCATCGCCGCCGGGCTCAATCTGCTGATTGCCGCATTCGGCCTGAGTCTGGCGCGGCAATGGCGGCTGCGCGCGACGTCGGAACAGGCGCTACGGGACAGCCTCGAGCAGCATCAGCTGGTCACCGAAAACGTGCCCGCCCTGATCGTCCATGTCGGCGCCGATGGTTACATCCGCTACGCCAACCGTGTCGCACTCGAATGGTATGCCCAGCCGTCCGCCGAGGCCATCCGTCGCCGCAAGATCGACGATTTCATCGACCCCTTGCGAGTTGGCGAGGCGAGGCTGAAGATCGAGACCGCGCTGGCCGGCCGAGCCACTGGCGGCGAGGAGAAGGCTGCGTTTCCCGACGGCCGCGAACGCTGGTGCGAGACCATTCGGGTGCCGGATTGCGGCCAAGACGGCACGGTACGCGGCTATTTCGTGCTGTCGGTCGACATCACCGAGCGCAAGCGCATCGAGGACGAACTGCGTCAGGCGCAGAAGATGGAGGCCATCGGGCAGTTGGCCGGAGGGATCGCGCACGACTCCAACAACATGCTGGCGGCGACGCTCGGCAATCTCGATCTGCTGCTCGATGCCTTGCCGCCCGCCGAGGGCTCCTGCCGCAGCCTGGCCGAACGGGCGATCGAGGCGGCGGAGCGGGTCGCCGATCTCAACCGCCGCCTGCTCGCGTTCGCCCGCAAGCAAACGTTGCGGCCGCAGATCACCGACGTGAACCAGCTGGTCAGCGGGATGACGACGATCCTGCAGCGGACGCTCGGCGAAGCCATCGAGATCGAAGTTGCGCAGGACCCGATGCTGTGGCACTGCCTGATCGATCCGACGCAATTGCAGAACGCGCTGCTCAACCTGGCCCTCAACGCGCGGGATGCGATGGCGGGTAGCGGGTGCCTGACGATCACGACCGCGAATGCCGTGCTCGATCAACCACTCGATGACGGCGACGAACGCATCGCTCCCGGTGACTACGTGACGATCGCTGTGTCGGACGTGGGCGCCGGCATGCCGCCTGAAATCGCGCGGCGCGCCTTCGAACCATTCTTTACCACCAAGCAGTTCGGCGAAGGCAGCGGGCTCGGCCTCAGCATGGTCTATGGCTTTGCCAGGCAGTCGGGAGGCACGGTGGTGATATCGAGCCGAGTGGCGCACGGTACGCGCGTCACGCTGTATCTGCCGAGCGCAGGCCCAGGAGTCACCGACCGGCCGCGCGCCGGCGCGGTGCGACCGTTGCGGCCGGAGACCGGCGAACGGATTCTGGTGGTGGAGGACAATTCGCTGGTGGGGGCCATGGCGTCCACCATGCTGTCCTCGATAGGTTACAGCCCAATTGTCGTCATCAATGCTTCCCTGGCGATCGCCGAGTTGGAACGGCCGGACCCGATCGCGCTGCTGCTGACCGATATTCTCCTGCCCGGCGGCATGACCGGCATTGAATTGGCGCGTCAGGCCCGCCGCAGATGGCCCGACCTGCCGATTCTCTTCATGTCCGGTTTTGCGGATCCATCGCTGCTGCCCGACGAATTCCGAGCTAATACGAAGCTCCTCGCGAAGCCGTTTCGTCTGGGGCAATTGTCCGAAGCGATCGTGTCGACCTTGGCCGGCATGAAAGTGACCTGA
- a CDS encoding ABC transporter permease, which produces MTEWRYWFSEQRGTLLAVGIFVAMFLIYSTNHPAGFSANMVQTAANKATLLAFVAMAQAIVVITAGIDLSVGMILTLTNCLASWIVVGTATETALGVIGVLGTGLVCGMINGAIVIFGRLQPIVTTIATGAMYYGVALFLRPNPGGAVNETLADALTGRLFGVLPTSLVTLAVTALVIWVPYSRSVVGRAAFATGSSEIAAYMSGAPIRAAKFTAYALAGLLSAIGGLFLTFFSYTGEAAYASGNAYTLFSIAAVVLGGVSLMGGRGSAIGAIFGALAFRTIGDLLFVFDFDPLWQPLFQGLVLMLAVSIGAFGLIRVRNRLEWFG; this is translated from the coding sequence ATGACCGAGTGGCGGTACTGGTTCTCCGAACAGCGCGGCACGCTGCTGGCGGTCGGCATCTTCGTGGCGATGTTCCTGATCTATTCGACCAACCATCCCGCCGGCTTCAGCGCTAACATGGTGCAGACCGCGGCCAACAAGGCGACCTTGCTGGCCTTCGTCGCCATGGCCCAGGCGATCGTGGTGATCACGGCCGGCATCGATCTGTCCGTCGGCATGATCCTGACACTGACCAACTGCCTCGCGTCCTGGATCGTGGTCGGCACCGCCACCGAGACGGCGCTGGGCGTGATCGGGGTGCTCGGCACCGGTCTCGTGTGCGGCATGATCAACGGCGCGATCGTGATCTTCGGACGCCTGCAACCGATCGTGACCACGATCGCCACGGGCGCGATGTATTATGGCGTCGCGCTGTTCCTGCGGCCCAATCCCGGCGGGGCCGTCAACGAGACCCTGGCAGATGCCTTGACCGGGCGGTTGTTCGGCGTGCTACCGACCAGCCTGGTGACGTTGGCTGTGACAGCGCTCGTGATCTGGGTGCCCTACAGCCGCTCGGTCGTCGGCCGCGCCGCGTTCGCGACCGGCTCCTCCGAGATCGCAGCCTACATGTCCGGCGCGCCGATCCGCGCCGCCAAGTTCACTGCCTATGCACTGGCCGGCCTGCTGTCCGCAATCGGCGGCCTGTTCCTCACGTTCTTCTCCTACACGGGCGAGGCGGCCTATGCGAGCGGCAATGCCTACACGCTGTTCTCGATCGCGGCCGTGGTGCTCGGCGGCGTGTCGCTGATGGGCGGACGCGGCAGCGCGATCGGGGCGATCTTCGGCGCGCTCGCGTTCCGGACCATCGGCGATCTGCTGTTCGTGTTCGACTTCGATCCGCTATGGCAGCCGCTGTTCCAGGGTCTCGTGCTGATGCTTGCGGTCTCGATCGGCGCGTTTGGCCTCATTCGCGTGCGCAATCGGCTGGAGTGGTTCGGATGA
- a CDS encoding ABC transporter permease — MSDATASRSVPRGLAMLRRIDPAVAASFGCILLLLLVGSLYSRSFLSPDYLLQQLKVASFLGVIATGMMLVILLGQIDLSVPWVVTTGAMMACAAAAHGTSGIILAIPCGILCGAAIGLVNGIGVAYLRIPSMIITLATNAVAQGLMVAYTGGFSPQDSASKAMRYLATGNIVSGLPNAVLVWAIIGGAAIWLLSRTTFGRAVYAIGNRERAAYLSGIDTRRVTMLAFALSGALSAFGGVLLAGYASKAAQSMGDAYLLPSIAAVVLGGTHILGGRGSYLGTIAGVVLITLLQSILSVMQISEAGRQLIYGAVIILMLLIYGRQKA; from the coding sequence ATGAGCGACGCGACCGCATCCCGATCGGTCCCCCGCGGACTGGCCATGCTGCGCCGGATCGATCCGGCCGTGGCGGCGTCCTTCGGCTGCATCCTGCTGCTGCTGCTGGTGGGCAGCCTCTATTCGCGCAGCTTCCTCTCGCCGGACTATCTGCTGCAGCAGCTGAAGGTCGCGAGCTTCCTCGGCGTGATCGCCACCGGCATGATGCTGGTCATCCTGCTCGGCCAGATCGATCTGTCGGTTCCGTGGGTGGTGACGACAGGCGCGATGATGGCCTGCGCCGCGGCCGCTCATGGGACCAGCGGCATCATCCTCGCCATTCCCTGCGGCATTCTGTGCGGCGCGGCCATCGGCCTCGTCAACGGCATCGGCGTCGCTTACTTGCGCATTCCCTCGATGATCATCACGCTCGCGACCAACGCGGTCGCCCAGGGACTGATGGTCGCCTACACCGGCGGCTTCTCGCCGCAGGATTCCGCTTCCAAAGCGATGCGCTATCTCGCCACCGGCAATATCGTGAGCGGCCTTCCCAATGCCGTGCTCGTCTGGGCGATCATCGGTGGCGCTGCGATCTGGCTGCTGTCGCGTACGACGTTCGGCCGCGCCGTCTACGCCATCGGCAATCGCGAGCGCGCCGCCTATCTCTCGGGGATCGACACGCGGCGTGTCACGATGCTGGCCTTCGCGCTATCGGGCGCCCTCTCCGCCTTTGGCGGTGTGCTGCTCGCGGGCTACGCCTCCAAGGCGGCACAGTCGATGGGAGATGCCTACCTGCTGCCCTCGATCGCAGCGGTCGTGCTCGGCGGGACGCACATCCTTGGCGGCCGCGGCAGCTATCTCGGCACGATCGCGGGCGTCGTGCTGATCACGCTGCTGCAGTCCATCCTGTCGGTGATGCAGATCAGCGAAGCCGGCCGCCAGCTCATCTACGGCGCCGTCATCATCCTGATGCTCCTGATCTACGGCCGCCAG
- a CDS encoding sugar ABC transporter substrate-binding protein: MSSKSMRARCLTTCASLVLLSAFASKALAEPETVKGPAAEPECMVPWSADTKLFKFPAKKGPYRIALANGYIANTWRIQMIQTAKAYAAQPEVKAKLKEFKVVSTGEDVPAQISAINNFIDSGYDAIVVNAQNPTAFGPVIKRAKQAGVILVAFDNILATEDAINVNVDQKGLGELWAKWLVKNVPGGGKVLEVRGVAGTSVDTDRHNGLHTVLDGSGKKWQVTEVVGKWDDGVAQKATADAIATNGPFDAISGQGGDTGIVQAMLDAKHKMVPFGGETENGFRKFCATKASEGLKCSSAGTGPAQVAVAIKVALAALEGKTVPQSVKLPLAVVEDPNFKKDQDYFPAQSDNFFVGNSFPTCGINFTAQEIMGQSKENQ, encoded by the coding sequence ATGTCGTCCAAGTCGATGAGGGCGCGATGCCTTACCACTTGCGCATCGCTGGTGCTGCTGTCGGCCTTCGCCAGCAAGGCGCTCGCCGAACCCGAGACGGTCAAAGGTCCCGCGGCCGAGCCTGAATGCATGGTGCCGTGGAGCGCCGACACGAAGCTCTTCAAGTTTCCGGCCAAGAAAGGCCCTTACCGCATCGCGCTTGCGAACGGCTACATCGCCAACACCTGGCGCATCCAGATGATCCAGACTGCGAAGGCCTATGCGGCGCAGCCGGAGGTCAAGGCCAAGCTGAAGGAATTCAAGGTGGTCTCGACCGGAGAAGACGTGCCGGCCCAGATCTCGGCGATCAACAACTTCATCGACTCCGGCTATGACGCGATCGTTGTCAACGCACAGAACCCGACAGCGTTCGGTCCGGTGATCAAGCGCGCCAAGCAGGCCGGCGTGATCCTGGTTGCCTTCGACAACATCCTCGCAACCGAAGACGCCATCAACGTCAACGTCGACCAGAAGGGACTGGGAGAGCTCTGGGCGAAGTGGCTGGTCAAGAACGTGCCCGGTGGCGGCAAGGTGCTCGAGGTGCGCGGCGTCGCCGGCACCTCGGTCGACACCGATCGGCACAACGGACTGCATACCGTTCTCGACGGCTCCGGCAAGAAGTGGCAGGTCACCGAGGTGGTCGGCAAATGGGACGACGGCGTCGCCCAGAAGGCCACGGCGGATGCAATCGCGACCAACGGCCCGTTCGATGCGATCTCCGGCCAGGGCGGCGACACCGGAATCGTGCAGGCGATGCTCGACGCCAAGCACAAGATGGTGCCGTTCGGCGGCGAGACCGAAAACGGCTTTCGCAAGTTCTGCGCCACCAAGGCGTCGGAAGGCCTGAAATGCTCCTCGGCCGGCACCGGTCCCGCGCAGGTCGCGGTCGCGATCAAGGTGGCGCTCGCCGCGCTGGAGGGAAAGACCGTCCCGCAGTCGGTCAAGCTGCCGCTCGCCGTCGTCGAGGATCCGAACTTCAAGAAGGATCAGGACTACTTCCCGGCCCAGTCCGACAACTTCTTCGTCGGCAACTCCTTCCCGACCTGCGGCATCAACTTCACGGCGCAGGAGATCATGGGCCAGTCGAAGGAAAATCAATAG
- a CDS encoding DUF2189 domain-containing protein, with the protein MATVFARPKLQFFGVSTTYVARKISFSDLGEALRRGWEDFEAVPTHAIVLCVMYPVLGLAVFRFVLGNSVLPLFFPLAAGFALVGPFAALGLYELSRRRERGEEATAWNAMRVLRAPSFGAMLELGVLLFVLFGIWIAAADAIYVATFGYAPAASIPDFAKRVLTTPEGWSLIVVGCGVGFIFAVVALCISVVAFPLMLDRHATAIDSIRTSIKVVMMNPIEIAAWGLIVAVLLVLGSLPLFLGLCVVLPMLGHATWHLYRKVVEPDQSPSQEQEEVRPAIGHRYAADFPASLFPWSRER; encoded by the coding sequence ATGGCCACAGTCTTCGCAAGGCCAAAGCTGCAATTCTTTGGCGTCTCTACGACCTACGTCGCTCGCAAGATCAGCTTTTCCGATTTGGGCGAGGCGCTGCGCCGAGGTTGGGAAGACTTTGAAGCCGTCCCGACCCACGCGATTGTCCTGTGCGTGATGTATCCCGTCCTCGGACTTGCCGTGTTCAGATTTGTTCTTGGCAATTCGGTGCTGCCGCTATTCTTTCCGCTCGCCGCCGGCTTTGCGCTGGTCGGTCCTTTTGCCGCGCTCGGCCTCTACGAACTGAGCCGCCGCCGCGAGCGCGGAGAGGAAGCAACAGCCTGGAATGCAATGCGCGTGCTGCGCGCGCCGTCATTCGGCGCCATGCTCGAACTTGGCGTCCTCCTGTTCGTTCTGTTCGGGATCTGGATCGCCGCCGCGGACGCGATCTACGTTGCAACCTTTGGCTATGCTCCGGCTGCAAGCATTCCTGATTTCGCCAAGCGCGTGCTGACGACTCCTGAAGGCTGGAGCCTCATCGTCGTCGGATGCGGCGTCGGTTTCATCTTCGCAGTGGTCGCCTTGTGCATCAGCGTTGTCGCGTTCCCACTGATGCTCGACCGGCACGCGACAGCAATTGACTCGATCCGCACGTCGATAAAAGTAGTGATGATGAATCCGATCGAGATAGCCGCGTGGGGATTGATTGTTGCGGTATTGCTGGTTTTGGGTTCGCTGCCACTCTTCCTTGGCCTCTGCGTGGTTCTGCCGATGCTTGGTCATGCCACCTGGCATCTTTACCGGAAGGTGGTGGAGCCTGACCAAAGTCCTTCACAAGAGCAAGAAGAAGTCCGCCCGGCGATAGGTCATCGCTATGCGGCAGATTTCCCGGCGTCGCTCTTCCCATGGAGTCGAGAACGCTAG
- a CDS encoding sugar ABC transporter ATP-binding protein produces MVAAEPLFRAEGLSKRYGGVIALDRADLDVRPGRIHAILGENGAGKSTLIKLMVGVVAPDEGRMTLEGREVAFARPAAANDAGVVCIFQELSLIPDLSVADNIMISHPPTRFGMIDQPAQRRMAEEALHRAGAGDIHPRALVKDLPLSRRQMVEIAKALSRQPKILILDEATSALTASDVSKVFEVLKRLRTEGLALLYISHRMHEIAELADECSVFRNGRRIATFAAGTKTDAEVIELMIGREYKHAFPDKPVRKADGRPPALQCKSLGWNDRLKDISFSLHAGEIIGLGGLDGQGQRELLLALFGVLRDCRGDILIDGERVTIDSPVTAKSDRIGLALIPEDRKTEGLMLPMSVRDNLSAAAFERFARFGVIDRQRQSALIDEMIRLIEIKTASPDLAVSALSGGNQQKVVIAKWLMNKPRIILLNDPTRGIDVGTKQEIYRLLRRLADEGAAILLYSTDYDELIGCCDRVLVMYDGAIRRELAGAGITERALVSSALNVDDNEPAEASLG; encoded by the coding sequence ATGGTTGCAGCCGAGCCGCTGTTTCGCGCCGAGGGACTTTCCAAGCGCTATGGCGGCGTCATCGCCCTGGACCGGGCGGACCTCGACGTTCGCCCCGGCCGGATCCACGCCATCCTCGGCGAGAACGGAGCCGGCAAGTCGACGCTGATCAAGCTCATGGTCGGCGTGGTCGCGCCGGACGAGGGCCGCATGACGCTCGAAGGCCGCGAGGTCGCCTTCGCGCGTCCGGCGGCGGCCAATGACGCGGGCGTCGTCTGCATCTTCCAGGAATTGTCGCTGATCCCCGATCTGTCGGTGGCCGACAACATCATGATCAGCCATCCGCCGACACGGTTCGGCATGATCGATCAGCCAGCCCAGCGCAGAATGGCCGAGGAGGCGCTGCATCGCGCCGGCGCCGGCGACATCCATCCGCGTGCGCTGGTGAAGGATCTGCCGCTGTCGCGCCGGCAGATGGTCGAGATCGCCAAGGCGCTGTCGCGCCAGCCGAAGATCCTGATCCTCGACGAGGCGACGTCGGCCTTGACGGCCTCCGACGTCAGCAAGGTGTTCGAGGTGCTGAAGCGACTGCGCACCGAGGGACTCGCCCTGCTCTATATCTCCCACCGCATGCACGAGATCGCCGAGCTCGCCGACGAATGCAGCGTGTTCCGCAACGGCCGCAGGATCGCGACCTTCGCCGCCGGCACCAAGACGGATGCTGAGGTGATCGAGCTCATGATCGGTCGTGAGTACAAGCATGCCTTTCCCGACAAGCCCGTGCGCAAGGCGGACGGCCGGCCGCCAGCGCTGCAATGCAAGAGCCTCGGCTGGAACGACCGGCTCAAGGACATTTCCTTTTCGCTGCATGCCGGCGAGATCATCGGTCTCGGCGGGCTCGACGGCCAGGGCCAGCGCGAGCTGCTGTTGGCGCTGTTCGGCGTGCTCAGAGACTGCCGCGGCGACATTCTGATCGACGGCGAAAGAGTGACGATCGACAGCCCCGTCACCGCCAAATCCGACCGTATCGGGCTCGCCCTCATTCCGGAGGACCGCAAGACCGAAGGACTGATGCTGCCGATGTCGGTGCGCGACAACCTGTCGGCGGCCGCGTTCGAGCGCTTCGCACGGTTCGGCGTCATCGACCGGCAGCGGCAGTCCGCCCTGATCGACGAGATGATCCGCCTGATCGAGATCAAGACCGCCTCCCCTGATCTCGCGGTGAGCGCGCTGTCCGGCGGCAACCAGCAGAAGGTGGTCATCGCCAAATGGCTGATGAACAAGCCGCGCATCATCCTGCTCAATGATCCGACGCGCGGGATCGACGTCGGCACCAAGCAGGAGATCTACCGGCTGCTGCGCCGGCTGGCCGATGAGGGCGCCGCCATCCTGCTCTATTCGACCGATTACGACGAGCTGATCGGCTGCTGCGACCGCGTCCTCGTGATGTATGATGGCGCGATCAGGCGCGAGCTCGCGGGCGCCGGCATCACCGAGCGCGCGCTGGTCAGCAGCGCCCTCAACGTCGACGACAACGAACCGGCGGAAGCGAGTCTGGGATGA
- a CDS encoding LacI family DNA-binding transcriptional regulator produces the protein MFQKRRTTLEDVARLANVSAITVSRALRRPDMVSVALRKRIDAAVERLAYVPNFAASRLASARTHAIGVVVSSLSNGIFADYLQAIYNTLLPLGFRPVVVSSRYSAEEEEGAIKALLGQNIEALILVGVNQTRAARRVLERSRIPVVQTFELADDPIDLNVGLSQRKGGHAATRFLLDLGHRRIAYLSGQRDDRALARLEGYSEALQEAGLDCTSLVASLPAQATISLGRKLTLDMLAAEAPDAIFCCDDNIALGALFACQQAGLDVPQRMSLIGFNDLEFAAASNPPLSTVLTRRADMGRVASELVLQVIATGKRPRTRQIDLGFEIVARGSTGPRVARPSDGGQTAERD, from the coding sequence ATGTTTCAGAAGCGCCGCACAACATTGGAGGACGTCGCGCGCCTCGCCAATGTCAGCGCTATCACCGTGTCGCGGGCGCTGCGGCGGCCCGACATGGTCTCGGTGGCGCTGCGCAAGCGCATCGATGCGGCGGTCGAGCGGCTGGCTTACGTGCCGAATTTCGCCGCCAGCCGGCTCGCCTCCGCGCGCACGCATGCGATCGGCGTCGTGGTGTCGTCGCTCTCCAACGGCATCTTCGCCGACTATCTGCAGGCGATCTACAACACCCTGCTGCCGCTCGGCTTTCGGCCGGTGGTGGTGAGCAGCCGGTACTCGGCCGAGGAGGAGGAGGGGGCGATCAAGGCGCTCCTGGGTCAGAACATCGAGGCGCTGATCCTGGTCGGCGTCAACCAGACCCGGGCTGCGCGACGTGTCCTGGAACGCTCGCGCATCCCGGTCGTGCAGACGTTCGAGCTGGCCGATGATCCAATCGACCTCAATGTCGGCCTATCGCAGCGCAAGGGCGGCCATGCCGCGACCCGCTTCCTGCTGGACCTCGGGCATCGGCGTATCGCCTATCTCTCCGGACAGCGCGACGACCGTGCGCTCGCACGGCTCGAGGGCTACTCCGAGGCGCTCCAGGAGGCGGGCCTGGACTGCACATCGCTGGTCGCTTCGCTGCCGGCACAGGCGACCATCTCGCTCGGGCGCAAGCTGACCTTGGACATGCTTGCAGCCGAGGCGCCTGATGCGATCTTCTGCTGTGACGACAATATCGCGCTGGGGGCGCTGTTCGCCTGCCAGCAGGCGGGACTGGACGTGCCGCAGCGCATGTCGCTGATCGGCTTCAACGACCTGGAATTCGCGGCGGCATCCAATCCGCCGCTGTCAACCGTGCTGACGCGGCGCGCCGACATGGGGCGCGTGGCATCCGAGCTGGTGCTTCAGGTGATCGCCACGGGCAAGCGGCCCAGGACTCGGCAGATCGACCTCGGCTTCGAGATCGTGGCGCGCGGCAGCACAGGGCCACGTGTCGCTCGGCCATCAGACGGCGGTCAAACAGCGGAACGCGATTGA
- the dusA gene encoding tRNA dihydrouridine(20/20a) synthase DusA — protein sequence MKFCVAPMMDWTDRHCRVFHRLLSRHALLYTEMVTTGAVIHGDRKRLLGFDPSEQPVALQLGGSDPDDLATSGRIGEDFGYDEINLNVGCPSDRVKDGRFGACLMAEPALVAACVAAMKRAVRIPVTVKCRIGIDDQDPEIALDALAHAVVDAGADALIVHARKAWLNGLSPKENRDVPPLDYDRVYRLKARLPHVPIIINGGITSIEAAREHLAHVDGVMLGRAAYQEPWRLLDVDPVVFGEPAPHAAMKAALAALEPYVARQLAQGTRLHAITRHLVGAYHAVPGARAFRRHLAECGVKPGAGIEVLREAVAMVEDRVPASALV from the coding sequence TTGAAATTTTGCGTAGCCCCGATGATGGATTGGACCGACCGGCATTGCCGGGTGTTCCACCGGCTGCTGTCGCGCCACGCGCTGCTGTATACCGAGATGGTCACGACCGGCGCCGTCATTCATGGCGATCGCAAGCGGCTGCTGGGCTTCGACCCGAGCGAGCAGCCGGTGGCGCTGCAGCTCGGCGGCTCGGACCCCGACGATCTCGCGACCTCGGGCCGGATCGGCGAGGACTTCGGCTACGACGAAATCAACCTCAATGTCGGCTGCCCGTCGGACCGGGTGAAGGACGGCCGCTTCGGTGCCTGCCTGATGGCCGAGCCCGCGCTCGTCGCCGCCTGCGTCGCCGCGATGAAGCGGGCCGTGCGGATTCCGGTGACCGTGAAGTGCCGCATCGGCATCGACGATCAGGATCCGGAGATCGCGCTCGATGCGCTGGCGCATGCGGTCGTGGATGCGGGGGCCGACGCGCTGATCGTGCACGCGCGCAAGGCCTGGCTGAACGGCCTGTCTCCGAAGGAAAATCGTGACGTTCCGCCCCTGGACTACGACCGGGTGTACCGGTTGAAGGCCAGGCTGCCGCACGTGCCCATCATCATCAATGGCGGGATCACCAGCATCGAGGCCGCGCGGGAGCATCTCGCCCATGTCGACGGAGTTATGCTCGGGCGTGCGGCCTATCAGGAGCCGTGGCGGCTGCTCGACGTCGATCCCGTGGTGTTCGGCGAGCCAGCGCCACATGCGGCCATGAAGGCGGCGCTGGCGGCGCTCGAACCGTATGTTGCGCGACAACTCGCGCAGGGCACGCGGCTGCACGCCATCACGCGGCATCTCGTCGGCGCCTATCACGCCGTGCCTGGCGCGCGCGCGTTCCGTCGCCATCTCGCCGAGTGCGGCGTCAAGCCGGGCGCCGGCATCGAGGTGTTGCGCGAAGCCGTTGCGATGGTCGAGGATCGCGTACCAGCCTCGGCGCTCGTCTGA